One window of the Rosa rugosa chromosome 3, drRosRugo1.1, whole genome shotgun sequence genome contains the following:
- the LOC133739463 gene encoding probable indole-3-pyruvate monooxygenase YUCCA4: protein MGSCKDPKPNCGFVEGPIIVGAGPSGLAVAACLSNHGVPYLILEKSNCIASLWQQKTYERLKLHLPKQFCQLPLVGFPEDFPKYPTKYQFISYMESYASHFSIKPRFNQAVQNAAFDSASRLWRVQTQDFEYISRWLIVATGENAEPVIPDIHGIDKFKGRILHTSLYKSGADFRNQRVLVIGCGNSGMEVSLDLCRSYNAIPHMVVRNTVHVLPREMFGFSTFQIAMTLLKWIPVKLVDRILLLVASLTLGNTDQLGLRRPKTGPIELKAATGKTPVLDVGALSQIKSGKIKVVENVKEITINGAKFKNGQEKEFDSIIFATGYKSNVPTWLKGCDFFTKEGMPKTPCPSCWKGNDGLYTVGFGRKGLSGTAYDAVKIAKDIADHWKTSKDYKSSITSCDSHIILLK, encoded by the exons ATGGGTTCTTGCAAAGACCCGAAACCGAATTGTGGGTTCGTTGAAGGGCCTATAATCGTAGGTGCAGGACCATCTGGTCTCGCAGTAGCTGCTTGCTTATCCAACCATGGCGTCCCTTATTTGATTCTTGAGAAAAGCAACTGCATAGCTTCTCTATGGCAACAAAAGACTTACGAACGACTCAAACTTCATCTTCCCAAACAGTTTTGCCAGCTTCCACTCGTGGGGTTCCCTGAAGATTTCCCAAAATACCCCACAAAGTACCAGTTCATTTCCTACATGGAGTCCTATGCTTCCCACTTCTCAATCAAGCCGAGGTTCAACCAGGCCGTCCAAAATGCTGCGTTTGATTCGGCGTCGAGGCTCTGGAGGGTTCAGACCCAAGATTTCGAGTACATTTCCCGGTGGCTTATTGTGGCCACGGGAGAAAATGCCGAGCCGGTGATTCCCGATATTCATGGGATTGACAAGTTTAAAGGTCGGATTCTTCATACCAGTTTGTACAAATCTGGGGCTGATTTCAGAAATCAAAGGGTTTTGGTTATTGGGTGTGGGAATTCTGGTATGGAAGTCAGCTTAGACCTTTGCAGATCATACAATGCAATCCCTCATATGGTTGTTAGGAACACT GTGCATGTTTTACCAAGGGAGATGTTTGGCTTCTCAACCTTTCAGATAGCAATGACACTTCTCAAATGGATTCCGGTAAAACTCGTGGACAGGATCCTATTACTGGTGGCTAGTTTGACTCTCGGCAACACGGATCAGTTGGGCCTCCGGCGGCCCAAGACCGGCCCAATCGAGCTCAAAGCGGCCACCGGAAAGACCCCGGTTCTCGATGTCGGAGCATTGTCACAAATAAAATCCGGCAAAATAAAG GTGGTTGAAAATGTGAAGGAGATAACAATAAATGGAGCCAAATTTAAGAATGGACAAGAAAAGGAGTTTGATTCTATAATCTTTGCAACTGGGTACAAGAGCAATGTGCCTACTTGGCTCAAG GGTTGTGATTTTTTCACCAAAGAAGGAATGCCCAAAACGCCTTGTCCTAGCTGTtggaaaggaaatgatggaCTTTATACGGTTGGCTTCGGAAGAAAAGGCCTCTCCGGAACGGCGTACGACGCCGTTAAGATAGCAAAAGACATTGCTGACCATTGGAAGACAAGCAAGGACTACAAGAGTAGTATTACTTCTTGTGATTCCCATATCATCCTACTGAAATGA